The Catharus ustulatus isolate bCatUst1 chromosome 15, bCatUst1.pri.v2, whole genome shotgun sequence genome has a window encoding:
- the BNIP1 gene encoding vesicle transport protein SEC20, with protein MAAAAAAVPLRVCHQEIVKFDLEIKAAVQDIRDCPGPLSALTELNAAVKEKFRQLRGRIQELEQMAKEQDKESEKQALLREVENHKKQMLSNQAAWRKANLACKIAIDNSEKDQLLQGRDILRQRKTTKESLAESASNITESLMGISRMMSQQVQQSEETVQTLANSSRTILEANEEFKSMSGTIQLGRKLITKYNRRELTDKLLIFLALALFLATVLYILKKRLFPFL; from the exons atggcggcggcggccgcggccgtGCCGCTGCGGGTTTGTCACCAAGAGATCGTCAAGTTCGACCTGGAGATCAAGGCGGCCGTGCAG GACATCCGGGACTGCCCCGGGCCGCTCAGCGCCCTCACGGAGCTCAATGCCGCCGTGAAGGAGAAATTCCGACAGCTCCGCGGCCGCATCCAG gagctggagcagatggCCAAGGAGCAGGACAAGGAGTCGGAGAAACAAGCGCTGCTGCGGGAGGTGGAGAACCACAAGAAGCAAATGCTCAG CAACCAGGCAGCCTGGAGAAAGGCAAATCTGGCCTGCAAAATTGCTATTGACAACTCTGAGAAAgatcagctgctgcagggaagagaCATCTTAAGACAAAG gaAGACCACAAAGGAAAGTCTGGCAGAGAGTGCAAGCAACATCACAGAGAGTCTGATGGGCATCAGCAGGATGATGTCCCAGCAGGTGCAGCAGAGTGAGGAGACCGTGCAGACCTTAG CCAATTCTTCTCGAACCATCCTGGAAGCAAATGAGGAATTCAAGTCCATGTCTGGGACCATCCAGCTGGGGAGGAAGCTGATCACCAAGTACAACCGCCGGGAGCTGACGGACAAGCTGCTCATCTTCCTGGCCCTGGCCCTCTTCCTGGCCACAGTGCTCTATATCCTAAAAAAGAGACTCTTCCCATTTTTGTAA